A DNA window from Maribellus comscasis contains the following coding sequences:
- a CDS encoding Gfo/Idh/MocA family protein, with amino-acid sequence MEHQNKKNQNNESKGGEHKLNRRSVLKGLAGLPVAGIFSYELFKKVSYENQNKSSFLKELDLENISAPAALEPAKNGDLIRVGMIGFGERAVALAKALGFLHPENTARRIKMGYLDDWLAQADLNVAITGICEVFDQRAQEGLEIAASEFRPGGGQPSGLPVKRYASYKEMLADKDIDAVVIATPDHHHARISIEAAKAGKHVYCEKSPAIREDELFELYETVKSSGIVYQLGHQISKNAVFQQARDIIQKNILGKITLIETTTNRNTASGAWIRHLDKDGNPKPGDTGSIDWDQWLGDRPKVPFSIDRFYNWTKWFDYDLGMLGQLFTHEFDAINQLLHVGIPKTAMTSGGLYYWKDNREIPDLLHSVFEYPEKDLTLIYSACLASSRNRGRVIMGNDASMELGGSLQVTVDHDSNRFSEQLKKGVISPSEPMLSINPNSGRVDAVTSATAKYYEQRGLSTTRIGDIKMDVTHLHMKEWIDCIRGGGTPAGNIERAFEEGVTILMAQKSYLEERKVEWDAVNRKII; translated from the coding sequence ATGGAACATCAAAATAAAAAAAATCAGAATAACGAATCAAAAGGCGGGGAACATAAGTTGAACCGCAGGTCGGTTTTGAAGGGACTTGCCGGATTGCCGGTGGCCGGGATATTTTCGTATGAACTTTTTAAAAAGGTGAGTTACGAGAACCAAAACAAAAGTTCCTTTTTGAAAGAATTGGATTTGGAAAATATTTCTGCGCCCGCCGCACTCGAGCCTGCCAAAAATGGTGATTTGATCCGGGTAGGAATGATCGGTTTTGGAGAAAGGGCAGTGGCATTGGCCAAAGCACTTGGCTTTCTTCATCCTGAAAATACAGCCAGAAGAATAAAAATGGGCTACCTCGATGATTGGCTGGCACAGGCCGATCTGAATGTTGCCATCACCGGTATCTGCGAAGTTTTTGACCAGCGTGCACAGGAAGGCCTTGAAATTGCAGCAAGTGAATTTCGCCCGGGTGGAGGTCAACCTTCCGGGCTTCCTGTAAAACGCTATGCTAGCTATAAGGAAATGCTGGCCGACAAGGACATCGATGCTGTTGTAATCGCCACGCCCGACCACCATCATGCACGGATATCGATAGAAGCAGCAAAAGCCGGCAAGCACGTGTATTGTGAGAAGAGTCCGGCAATACGCGAAGATGAATTATTTGAACTATATGAAACCGTAAAAAGTAGCGGAATTGTGTATCAGTTAGGTCATCAGATCTCAAAAAACGCGGTATTTCAGCAAGCCAGGGATATCATTCAAAAAAATATACTCGGGAAAATTACTCTCATAGAAACAACTACCAACCGAAACACTGCTTCCGGAGCCTGGATCAGACATCTCGATAAAGATGGAAATCCAAAACCCGGAGACACTGGTTCTATCGACTGGGACCAATGGCTGGGCGACAGACCTAAGGTGCCTTTCAGTATTGACCGTTTTTATAACTGGACAAAATGGTTCGATTACGATCTGGGCATGCTGGGGCAGCTTTTTACCCACGAGTTTGATGCCATCAACCAGTTGTTACATGTTGGTATTCCAAAAACCGCAATGACATCAGGCGGTCTTTATTACTGGAAAGACAATCGTGAAATTCCTGACCTCCTTCATTCCGTTTTTGAATATCCCGAAAAGGATTTAACATTGATTTACAGTGCCTGCCTTGCCAGCAGTCGTAACCGAGGGCGTGTGATCATGGGGAATGACGCATCCATGGAACTAGGTGGCTCCTTGCAGGTTACCGTCGATCACGACTCGAACCGTTTCAGCGAGCAATTGAAAAAGGGCGTTATTTCTCCTTCTGAACCAATGCTTTCTATTAACCCAAACTCAGGTAGAGTTGATGCAGTAACATCGGCAACAGCTAAATACTACGAACAGCGGGGCCTGTCAACCACACGCATTGGCGACATTAAAATGGATGTCACGCACCTACATATGAAAGAATGGATTGACTGTATACGAGGAGGCGGAACTCCTGCGGGTAACATCGAACGAGCTTTTGAAGAAGGCGTAACTATTCTGATGGCTCAAAAGTCCTATCTTGAAGAACGAAAAGTGGAATGGGATGCTGTCAACCGGAAGATTATTTAA
- a CDS encoding PmoA family protein, translated as MKRFTALILFSSIILVSCRLEKPVTKITFQETSQGVEVLEDGQPVMFYQRALKSNGENLFNNYIHPLYGLNGDTLTEEFPADHVYHRGIFWAWHQIYVGGNSVGDGWIMNNIEQEVSKATVDKAGLLIFEVYWKSSAYEYKEVFVFEKTTITIHPKEENFRAIDFCISLKALVPNVEIGGADNEKGYGGFCARIREPEKLEFTSTEGVVNPQDLQVKAGPWMDFSGPIAESGASKGVAILCHPETPGYPATWILRKEPSMQNVVFPGRDRITVPQDKPIKLYYRLIIHDGNVQNIDMDKLQSEYGHISFNQ; from the coding sequence ATGAAAAGATTTACAGCTCTAATTTTATTTTCCTCAATAATCTTAGTCTCATGCAGACTGGAAAAACCGGTTACTAAAATCACATTTCAGGAAACCAGCCAGGGAGTGGAAGTACTTGAGGATGGGCAGCCGGTAATGTTTTATCAACGGGCTTTAAAATCAAACGGGGAAAATCTTTTTAATAATTATATCCATCCATTGTATGGATTAAACGGAGACACCCTGACGGAAGAATTTCCTGCTGACCACGTGTATCACCGCGGAATATTCTGGGCCTGGCACCAGATTTATGTCGGGGGTAATAGTGTTGGTGATGGCTGGATTATGAATAATATTGAACAGGAAGTATCAAAAGCTACTGTAGATAAAGCCGGTTTGCTTATATTTGAAGTATATTGGAAATCATCTGCTTATGAATATAAGGAAGTTTTTGTTTTCGAAAAAACAACGATTACAATTCATCCTAAGGAAGAAAACTTCAGAGCTATTGATTTTTGTATTTCCTTAAAAGCTTTGGTACCAAACGTGGAAATTGGTGGAGCTGACAACGAAAAAGGTTATGGAGGTTTTTGCGCCAGGATAAGGGAACCTGAAAAGCTGGAATTTACTTCAACCGAGGGAGTTGTAAACCCACAGGATCTTCAGGTTAAAGCTGGTCCGTGGATGGATTTTTCGGGTCCGATAGCTGAAAGTGGCGCATCAAAAGGAGTGGCCATACTTTGTCACCCCGAAACTCCCGGATACCCGGCAACCTGGATTTTGCGTAAGGAGCCAAGCATGCAAAATGTGGTTTTCCCGGGCAGGGATAGGATAACTGTACCACAAGATAAGCCGATCAAGCTATATTACAGGCTGATTATTCACGACGGGAATGTACAAAATATCGATATGGATAAACTTCAATCGGAGTATGGGCATATTAGTTTCAATCAATAA
- a CDS encoding NAD-dependent epimerase/dehydratase family protein, which yields MEEEIMNKYPEKITNTEELEELLSRPSKEVIELLKHLDGDIIFLGIAGKIGPSLASMVKRACDLAGVKKRIYGVSRFREADEQQHIENLGIETIKGDLLDRNFLEFLPRVKNVFFLAGMKFGSENNLSLTWAMNALLPAMVADHFKDSRIVAYSTGCVYPLVPQESGGSLETDTPLPIGEYAQSCLGRERMFEYGSTRYGTSTAIIRLNYAVEPRYGVLVDIAQKVKNNQPVDLTMGYFNAIWQGDANNAVVRALGHATSPAWVLNITGEEILSVKAVAQAFGMIFGKTPQFTGHEAPTALLSNSGKAFALFGKPKVQIEQVIKWTAHWMQEDHKLLGKPTHFEVRDGKY from the coding sequence ATGGAGGAGGAAATAATGAATAAATATCCTGAAAAGATAACAAATACCGAAGAACTGGAAGAGTTATTATCGAGACCTTCGAAGGAAGTAATCGAACTTTTAAAACACTTGGATGGAGATATTATTTTTCTGGGCATAGCCGGAAAAATTGGGCCATCACTCGCTTCGATGGTAAAAAGAGCCTGCGACCTGGCCGGAGTGAAAAAACGGATTTACGGTGTTTCCCGTTTTCGGGAAGCAGATGAGCAACAACATATCGAAAACCTGGGTATTGAAACCATAAAAGGAGATCTGCTCGACCGAAATTTTCTGGAATTCTTACCAAGGGTGAAAAACGTCTTCTTTTTGGCCGGAATGAAATTCGGTTCTGAGAACAACCTCTCGCTTACCTGGGCAATGAATGCCCTGTTACCCGCTATGGTAGCCGATCATTTTAAAGATTCCCGGATTGTGGCTTATTCTACGGGTTGTGTTTATCCGTTGGTTCCACAAGAGTCGGGAGGATCACTGGAAACCGATACGCCACTGCCGATAGGAGAATATGCGCAGTCCTGCCTGGGGCGTGAGCGAATGTTTGAGTATGGAAGTACACGATACGGAACTTCGACCGCTATTATTCGTCTGAATTATGCTGTCGAACCCAGGTATGGTGTGTTGGTTGATATTGCTCAGAAAGTAAAAAACAACCAGCCCGTTGACTTAACCATGGGCTATTTTAATGCCATTTGGCAGGGCGATGCCAACAATGCGGTTGTCCGTGCGTTAGGACATGCAACCAGCCCGGCATGGGTGCTGAACATTACGGGAGAAGAAATCCTCTCTGTAAAGGCAGTTGCACAAGCATTCGGTATGATCTTCGGAAAAACACCTCAGTTTACTGGACATGAAGCACCAACGGCTTTGTTAAGCAATTCAGGAAAAGCTTTCGCTTTGTTTGGAAAACCAAAAGTGCAGATCGAACAAGTGATCAAATGGACCGCACACTGGATGCAGGAAGATCACAAACTGCTGGGCAAACCAACCCATTTTGAGGTAAGAGACGGGAAGTATTAA
- a CDS encoding M20 family metallopeptidase has protein sequence MESKNVIALTKELVAFNTINPPGNEEELALFVGGLLTSNGFEVNYIPFEENRLHLIAEKGCTAQDPPLVLSGHFDTVPLGTKEWNDDPFDGIVKDGKLFGRGSSDMKGGLAAMIVAAIQAFEQGSPKGGVKLIITAGEELGCQGAVHMVSTFQKKRVARGIIVGEPTANIPAIGHKGGLYLELHVSGITAHSSMPHLGENAIYKIARAITKIENFELNAKKDELLGFPTLNVGKVSGGLNINSVPDRASFTIDARTTTKINHGQLIKQLQTELGAEIEIKTLVDLPAVSSSEESQFIQQVYDVCGISNAAAGYPKSLPYLTDASVLQAAFEGAPVVILGPGQPEMAHQTNEYCAITNLEKAVEIYKNIILNGGGNNE, from the coding sequence GTGGAAAGTAAAAATGTAATAGCACTCACTAAGGAACTGGTCGCTTTTAACACGATAAATCCACCCGGGAATGAAGAGGAGCTTGCGTTATTTGTTGGAGGATTGCTTACCTCGAATGGATTTGAGGTAAATTATATCCCGTTTGAAGAAAATCGTCTGCATCTCATTGCCGAAAAGGGCTGTACTGCACAAGATCCGCCCCTTGTACTTTCCGGGCATTTCGATACAGTTCCGTTAGGAACGAAAGAATGGAATGATGATCCGTTTGACGGGATAGTTAAGGACGGAAAACTGTTTGGCCGTGGTTCCAGCGATATGAAAGGTGGCTTGGCTGCCATGATAGTAGCTGCTATCCAGGCTTTTGAGCAGGGGAGTCCCAAAGGAGGAGTTAAGCTGATTATTACTGCAGGTGAAGAATTGGGGTGTCAGGGAGCTGTTCACATGGTTTCAACTTTCCAAAAGAAGAGAGTTGCAAGAGGAATTATAGTTGGCGAACCTACGGCAAATATCCCTGCAATTGGGCATAAAGGAGGTTTGTATCTCGAACTTCATGTCTCCGGAATAACGGCGCATTCCTCAATGCCGCATTTGGGTGAAAATGCCATTTATAAAATTGCCCGTGCAATTACAAAAATTGAAAACTTTGAGTTGAATGCTAAAAAAGACGAACTTCTGGGATTTCCGACCTTGAATGTAGGGAAGGTTTCAGGGGGATTGAATATCAATTCGGTTCCCGATCGTGCATCGTTCACTATCGACGCGCGCACCACCACCAAAATAAACCATGGGCAATTGATAAAACAATTACAAACAGAGCTTGGAGCAGAAATCGAAATAAAAACACTCGTTGATCTTCCCGCTGTTTCAAGCTCTGAAGAATCACAGTTTATTCAACAGGTTTACGATGTATGTGGTATTTCAAACGCCGCTGCGGGCTACCCTAAATCTTTGCCATACCTTACCGATGCTTCGGTGCTGCAAGCTGCATTTGAAGGTGCACCTGTGGTTATTCTTGGCCCTGGCCAGCCAGAAATGGCGCATCAAACCAATGAATATTGTGCGATAACTAATTTGGAAAAAGCAGTAGAAATTTATAAAAATATCATACTGAATGGAGGAGGAAATAATGAATAA
- a CDS encoding dihydrodipicolinate synthase family protein — translation MKYTDIPEDILESFRNGVVIPALPLALDKNGILDVRRQRALMRYYLDTGAGGVAVAVHTTQFEIRLPEYKLYEPVLQIAKEEFDRFTEETGKPVIRIAGVIGKTDQALEEAQLARAKGYHAVLLGVAVFKEASNEEILKHCKAVAKIIPVVGFYLQPAVGGRRLDVDFWREFAKIKNVIAIKMAPFNRYYTFDVVRGVAESGRADEISLYTGNDDNILVDLLSKYKIEYNGELITKKIVGGLLGHWAVWTRTAVLLLNDIKKGVFDNKLSDALILANQITDCNAAFFDVANNFDGCITGIHEVLRRQGLLEEIRTLNKDEKLSPGQKEEIDRIYASYPHLNDDQFVKENLSRWLA, via the coding sequence ATGAAATATACCGATATCCCTGAAGATATACTTGAGTCATTTCGAAATGGCGTTGTAATCCCGGCGTTACCATTGGCGCTGGATAAAAACGGAATACTCGACGTTCGCAGACAAAGAGCATTAATGCGTTACTATCTCGATACCGGAGCCGGAGGTGTGGCAGTGGCGGTTCACACTACGCAATTCGAGATCCGTTTACCGGAATACAAACTTTATGAACCGGTATTGCAGATTGCAAAAGAAGAATTTGATCGTTTTACCGAAGAAACCGGTAAACCGGTAATACGCATTGCCGGAGTAATTGGTAAAACAGACCAGGCACTGGAAGAAGCACAATTGGCCAGAGCAAAAGGCTACCATGCAGTTTTACTTGGAGTTGCTGTTTTCAAAGAGGCCTCGAACGAAGAAATTCTCAAGCACTGCAAGGCTGTAGCAAAAATAATTCCTGTGGTGGGATTTTACCTTCAGCCAGCAGTAGGAGGAAGACGGTTGGATGTGGATTTCTGGAGGGAGTTTGCAAAAATTAAAAATGTGATTGCGATAAAAATGGCGCCTTTCAACAGGTACTACACCTTCGATGTAGTTCGCGGAGTAGCAGAGTCGGGACGTGCAGACGAAATTTCGCTGTATACCGGAAACGACGATAATATTCTGGTCGACCTGCTTTCGAAATATAAAATTGAATACAATGGAGAATTAATTACAAAAAAAATTGTCGGGGGACTGCTTGGTCATTGGGCTGTCTGGACCCGGACGGCTGTCCTTCTGCTAAACGATATTAAAAAAGGAGTGTTCGACAACAAGCTTTCGGATGCCCTGATCTTGGCGAACCAGATAACCGACTGCAACGCCGCATTTTTTGATGTGGCAAATAATTTTGACGGATGCATCACCGGAATTCATGAAGTGCTAAGAAGACAGGGCTTGCTCGAAGAAATCAGAACACTAAACAAAGATGAAAAGCTATCACCCGGACAAAAGGAAGAAATCGATCGTATTTATGCTTCCTATCCACACTTAAACGACGACCAATTTGTTAAAGAAAACCTGAGCCGATGGTTAGCTTGA
- a CDS encoding site-specific integrase — protein MISFKAVLRKKKLSSGKYPIYLRISKDRNSIFFRTPYTAETREWNGKKGLFNQNSINYLNKNRLLLKLIDQATGIVTELHQRKGSYSLSEVEREFRISANPVHQNIFKFWEELIAEMEKAGRTGNARIYRDTSKSVKKYVNRKVLLFEDITPAFLEKYEAYLRSRKGTDGGISVQMRTIRAVFNSAIKRELIKPNVYPFKVYKVSKLKGRGLKKALSFEEVQKLITLDLTNHQRLINSRNYFVFSFYTRGMNFADMMRLQWKDVSEDRIYYIRSKTKTNFHIKILPPVQKILEYYRNKKSHASYVFPLLLKDKLTPAQIENRKKKTLKQYNKDLKEIAGLCGINKSVSSYVARHSYANSLKQKGISTDIISESMGHQNLAITQAYLKELDNSLVDEAMEVLL, from the coding sequence ATGATTAGTTTTAAGGCTGTTTTGAGGAAAAAGAAGTTGTCTTCCGGTAAATATCCGATTTATTTACGAATTTCCAAGGATAGAAACTCTATTTTCTTTCGTACTCCGTATACGGCGGAGACAAGGGAATGGAACGGAAAAAAGGGATTATTCAATCAAAACTCGATAAATTATTTGAATAAAAACCGGTTATTGCTCAAGCTTATCGATCAGGCGACAGGTATTGTTACAGAACTGCATCAAAGAAAAGGAAGTTACTCTTTGTCGGAAGTTGAAAGAGAATTTCGCATTAGTGCTAATCCTGTTCATCAAAACATATTTAAATTCTGGGAAGAGCTCATTGCCGAAATGGAAAAAGCAGGAAGAACTGGGAATGCGCGAATATATAGAGATACGTCTAAATCAGTTAAAAAATATGTGAATAGAAAAGTACTATTATTTGAAGATATTACTCCTGCTTTTCTGGAGAAATATGAAGCCTATTTAAGATCAAGAAAAGGGACTGACGGAGGAATAAGCGTGCAAATGCGAACGATTAGGGCTGTTTTTAATTCAGCTATAAAACGAGAATTGATAAAGCCAAACGTTTACCCGTTTAAAGTATATAAGGTTTCCAAATTAAAAGGACGGGGACTTAAAAAAGCACTTTCGTTTGAAGAAGTTCAAAAGTTGATAACCCTCGACCTGACAAATCATCAGCGGCTCATAAATTCCAGGAATTATTTTGTCTTCAGCTTTTATACACGAGGAATGAACTTTGCAGATATGATGAGACTTCAGTGGAAAGATGTTTCAGAGGACAGAATATATTATATACGGTCAAAAACTAAAACAAATTTTCATATAAAGATTTTGCCTCCCGTACAAAAGATTTTAGAATATTATCGAAATAAGAAAAGTCATGCGAGTTATGTTTTTCCATTACTTCTAAAAGATAAACTGACTCCGGCTCAAATCGAAAACAGGAAGAAAAAAACATTAAAGCAATACAATAAAGATTTAAAAGAAATTGCTGGATTATGTGGAATAAATAAATCAGTATCAAGCTATGTTGCCCGGCATAGTTATGCCAACAGTTTAAAGCAGA
- a CDS encoding GNAT family N-acetyltransferase: MVSLKRLTTEDIGAALKLSAAEKWNQTEKDWSFLISSPENICLAAVENGKVIGSATAITYNNEVAWIGMVLVDKDFRGRGISLMLIYKLLEKLKHCRSIKLDATPAGQPVYEKVGFSEEYKILRMIHPTGEFENISTGKNEVTQVSEIDLKDVVDYDHHVFGANRKKLIEFLYNQNRGNSWMIKTGEKIDGFALAREGARFYQLGPVSAISPEIGKVLIRKSLEKLKDKPVVIDVLEEKKELVLWLDKLGFIVQRSFTRMFHHKNANPGSGDKQYLICGPEFG, from the coding sequence ATGGTTAGCTTGAAGAGATTAACAACTGAGGATATTGGAGCGGCTCTGAAACTCTCTGCTGCTGAGAAGTGGAACCAAACTGAAAAAGACTGGAGTTTCTTAATCAGCTCTCCGGAAAACATTTGTTTGGCAGCAGTGGAAAACGGGAAGGTCATTGGATCAGCCACAGCAATAACCTATAACAATGAAGTGGCCTGGATTGGGATGGTTCTGGTTGATAAAGATTTTCGAGGAAGAGGAATCAGCTTAATGTTGATTTACAAGTTATTGGAAAAATTAAAACATTGCCGTTCTATTAAGCTGGATGCTACTCCGGCCGGGCAACCTGTGTATGAAAAGGTTGGTTTCAGTGAGGAGTATAAAATTTTGAGGATGATTCACCCCACCGGTGAGTTTGAAAATATTTCTACCGGTAAAAATGAGGTAACACAGGTATCTGAAATTGATTTAAAGGATGTTGTAGATTATGATCATCACGTGTTTGGGGCAAACAGAAAGAAATTGATTGAATTCCTGTATAACCAAAATCGCGGCAATTCGTGGATGATAAAAACAGGTGAAAAAATAGACGGTTTTGCTTTGGCAAGAGAAGGGGCTCGTTTCTATCAGTTGGGCCCTGTATCGGCAATATCCCCTGAAATTGGGAAGGTGCTGATTCGGAAATCATTGGAAAAATTAAAGGACAAGCCTGTTGTAATTGACGTGTTGGAAGAAAAGAAAGAACTGGTTTTATGGCTGGATAAGCTTGGTTTTATCGTGCAGCGTTCGTTTACCAGAATGTTTCATCATAAAAATGCTAATCCAGGAAGTGGAGACAAACAGTACCTGATTTGCGGTCCGGAGTTCGGGTAA
- a CDS encoding DoxX family membrane protein has product MKESIYSTKQLSALVAVRFLIGWHLLYEGVYKLYSPAWSSQGFLSESQWIMSGFAKWIISNQEILSVVDFLNTWGLIAIGLGLIFGLLTRIATFSGIVLLLMYYFSTPPLIGLEYSIPAEGNYLIINKTLIEAAALVVILVFPTGAIIGLDRFIFKKK; this is encoded by the coding sequence ATGAAAGAATCAATTTATTCAACTAAACAGTTAAGTGCCTTAGTCGCCGTGCGCTTTTTAATTGGATGGCACCTGTTGTACGAAGGAGTGTACAAACTGTATTCTCCGGCCTGGTCATCTCAGGGATTTTTAAGCGAATCGCAGTGGATAATGTCCGGTTTTGCAAAGTGGATCATTTCGAATCAGGAGATTTTGAGCGTCGTGGATTTTCTAAATACCTGGGGTCTGATTGCAATAGGGCTGGGCCTGATCTTTGGCCTGTTAACCCGCATTGCCACCTTTTCCGGAATAGTTCTTTTGCTGATGTATTATTTCAGTACTCCACCTTTAATTGGTTTGGAATACTCAATTCCGGCGGAAGGTAATTACCTGATTATTAATAAAACACTAATAGAAGCAGCAGCTCTGGTGGTCATCCTTGTGTTTCCCACCGGGGCAATTATCGGCTTAGACAGGTTTATTTTTAAAAAGAAATAG